The proteins below come from a single Cylindrospermopsis raciborskii Cr2010 genomic window:
- a CDS encoding chlororespiratory reduction protein 7 yields MPHPLMYEEENFVVLETNQEEQFLTKLELLEKLQNTLSQMPIEDIPLDVRKIGSLIEQVNHLIDTTCELDLGPGRYLQWYAVRLEK; encoded by the coding sequence ATGCCACACCCATTGATGTATGAAGAGGAAAATTTTGTTGTTCTGGAAACTAACCAAGAAGAACAGTTTTTGACGAAGCTAGAATTGTTAGAAAAGTTGCAAAACACTTTAAGTCAAATGCCTATAGAAGATATACCTTTAGATGTGAGAAAAATTGGATCCTTGATAGAACAGGTGAACCATTTGATTGATACCACCTGCGAATTAGATTTGGGACCAGGGCGATATTTACAATGGTATGCTGTCAGATTAGAAAAGTAA
- a CDS encoding DUF2854 domain-containing protein — MFGKISLGTLGLTVGSILTIMGFIAYGLDNATLNLVGFFYGFPLLLGGLALKANELQPIPFSEPTTESVLELRKQQATITQNKIRKDITRFCYGQQAHLDRALEYLGLNPTDEERPVVTSLRETSLDGAYCLILEFDSPLIPLDTWLEKQEKMTKYFAPNVHVKITQPNEDKIELELITVNHSN, encoded by the coding sequence ATGTTCGGCAAAATCTCTTTGGGAACACTCGGTTTAACTGTAGGTAGTATATTAACCATTATGGGCTTTATAGCTTATGGGTTGGATAACGCGACCTTGAATTTGGTAGGGTTTTTTTATGGATTTCCCCTGTTATTAGGTGGTTTAGCACTCAAAGCTAATGAACTCCAACCAATACCCTTTAGTGAACCTACCACAGAGTCGGTATTGGAACTCAGGAAGCAGCAAGCTACTATTACCCAAAATAAAATCCGTAAAGATATTACAAGATTTTGCTACGGACAACAAGCCCATTTAGATAGGGCCCTTGAATATTTAGGCTTAAATCCCACGGATGAAGAACGCCCCGTAGTCACCAGTCTGCGAGAAACTTCCCTTGATGGTGCTTATTGTCTAATTCTAGAGTTTGACTCTCCCCTGATCCCTCTGGATACATGGTTGGAAAAACAAGAGAAAATGACTAAGTATTTTGCACCTAATGTTCATGTAAAAATCACTCAGCCCAATGAAGATAAAATTGAATTGGAATTAATTACTGTCAACCATTCTAATTAA
- a CDS encoding histidine kinase: MLKQDYMEVSQDQPIHFEAPLQLLLFVDGRPKSRQQVQRICAYLQDLEVDYSFDLQIIDVGQEPYLAEHFRLVATPALVKIHPEPQQTLAGSNIIAQLQNWWPRWQTAIDTSLALQKDLHELPEPDISMIHPPSTIHSVALSAELIKLSDQIFYLNQEKAKLQEQLQFKERIIAMLAHDLRNPLTAAAIAIDTLQSDYNSDLGQFQRLKPNLTENLLKQARHQTRIIDRMIADLLEIGRENDNDFNIAPQRLELGKLSFEVLEELRDRYVGKSQTVETDLPSDLPCVYADPERIRQVLINLLDNAIKYTPKEGKISLAGLHRTTQKVQFSIGDTGPGIPHENRDHIFENHFRLERDQAADGYGIGLSLCQRIIRAHYGQIWVDSTPNGGAWFHFTLPVYPS, encoded by the coding sequence GTGCTGAAACAAGATTACATGGAAGTTTCCCAGGATCAGCCTATTCATTTTGAGGCTCCACTCCAACTGTTGCTCTTTGTTGATGGAAGACCCAAGTCTCGCCAACAAGTGCAACGAATATGCGCGTACCTACAAGATCTGGAAGTAGACTATAGTTTTGATCTGCAAATCATTGATGTCGGGCAAGAACCCTATTTAGCAGAACATTTCAGACTGGTTGCAACACCAGCTTTAGTCAAAATCCATCCAGAACCGCAACAAACTTTGGCTGGAAGTAATATCATTGCCCAATTACAAAATTGGTGGCCACGGTGGCAAACTGCCATAGATACATCTCTAGCTTTACAGAAAGACTTACACGAACTTCCAGAACCAGATATTTCTATGATTCACCCCCCATCTACTATACATTCTGTGGCCCTTTCTGCTGAGCTAATTAAGTTGTCAGACCAGATTTTTTACCTCAATCAGGAAAAAGCAAAACTTCAAGAACAGTTACAATTTAAGGAACGTATCATAGCCATGCTGGCTCATGACCTTCGTAACCCTTTAACTGCTGCTGCCATAGCTATAGACACTCTTCAATCTGATTATAATTCCGATTTGGGTCAGTTTCAACGCCTAAAACCAAACTTGACGGAAAATTTACTCAAACAGGCCCGTCATCAAACCCGGATTATTGATAGGATGATAGCCGATCTGTTGGAAATCGGACGCGAAAACGATAATGATTTTAACATAGCACCACAAAGGTTGGAATTGGGCAAACTCAGTTTTGAGGTACTAGAAGAATTACGAGACCGTTATGTTGGTAAGTCTCAAACGGTAGAGACTGATCTTCCATCTGATCTGCCTTGTGTGTATGCAGACCCAGAGAGAATTCGTCAAGTTTTGATTAATCTGTTAGACAATGCTATCAAGTATACACCCAAGGAAGGTAAAATTAGTTTAGCAGGACTGCATCGGACAACACAAAAGGTACAATTTAGTATTGGTGATACAGGTCCTGGTATTCCCCATGAAAACCGAGATCACATTTTTGAAAATCATTTCCGTCTAGAACGAGATCAAGCAGCGGATGGTTATGGTATTGGTTTGTCCCTATGTCAACGTATTATCCGTGCCCACTACGGTCAGATTTGGGTAGATTCTACCCCTAATGGTGGCGCTTGGTTTCATTTCACTTTACCAGTATATCCTTCTTAA
- the ppk1 gene encoding polyphosphate kinase 1, whose product MAKLKKNNPPVVSLDEPINLNDPEYYINRELSWLQFNSRVLHEGCDERTPLLERLKFLAIFSSNLDEFFMVRIAALKQQVEAKVDLLTPDGRTPQQQLDDIRLYLNPLVAKQNQQFEEILQPLLANQGIHIIKYIDMNQQQKLHLDEYFKEQIFPVLTPLAVDPSHPFPYISNLSLNLAVVVKNPQTEEEYFARVKVPKVLPRFIPLPSELASHNGKPIYWIGVPLEQAIAHNLDQLFPGMNIQECHPFRITRDADLELEEDEADDLLLAIEQELRKRRMGGTPVRLEIQSQTPENLRSRLLEDLELTANDVYQVNGLLGLRDLMYFMGLSLPELKDPPRQSVIPSRLQRLKEPCLDPDVLETEDGKDFFSIIREKDLLVHHPYQSFSGTVEQFITHAAWDPQVLAIKMTLYRTSGDSPIVNALIAAAENGKQVSVLVELKARFDEENNIYWARRLEKVGVHVVYGLAGLKTHSKIVLVVRREKDKICRYVHIGTGNYNPKTAKLYTDLGLFSCREELGADLTDVFNFLTGYSLQKNYREILVAPVNMRNRFLELIHREITNVHNGFSGRIVAKMNALVDPEIIATLYTASRAGVQIDLIVRGICCLRPGMKDISDNIRIVSIIGRFLEHSRIFYFHNNGQEEIYIGSADWMRRNLDRRVEVITPIRDQEIAKDLQEILGIMLADNRQAWDLQPDGNYIQRTPKDNSSEANSQAILMSMSQNNYPKPLMQN is encoded by the coding sequence ATGGCCAAACTCAAAAAAAACAATCCTCCAGTTGTTAGTTTAGATGAACCAATTAATTTAAATGACCCAGAATATTATATTAATAGAGAATTAAGTTGGTTACAGTTTAACAGCAGGGTACTACATGAGGGATGCGATGAACGCACACCACTATTAGAGAGACTCAAATTCCTAGCCATTTTTAGCTCTAACCTGGATGAATTTTTTATGGTGCGTATTGCAGCACTAAAACAGCAGGTAGAAGCAAAAGTAGACCTTCTTACTCCTGATGGGCGCACACCACAACAGCAGTTAGATGATATCAGATTATATTTAAACCCATTAGTGGCAAAACAGAACCAACAGTTTGAAGAAATACTACAACCTTTGTTAGCTAATCAAGGTATTCATATTATAAAATATATAGATATGAATCAGCAACAGAAATTGCATCTGGATGAATATTTTAAAGAACAAATATTTCCCGTTCTCACCCCCTTAGCAGTGGATCCTAGTCATCCCTTTCCTTACATTTCTAATCTCAGCCTGAATTTGGCTGTAGTGGTCAAAAATCCACAGACAGAAGAAGAATATTTTGCCCGGGTGAAAGTACCAAAAGTTCTACCAAGATTTATCCCCTTACCTTCCGAACTAGCAAGTCATAATGGTAAACCAATTTACTGGATTGGTGTACCTTTAGAACAGGCGATCGCCCATAATTTAGATCAATTATTTCCGGGGATGAACATTCAAGAATGCCATCCTTTTCGGATCACTCGAGATGCGGACTTAGAGCTAGAAGAAGATGAAGCAGATGACCTATTACTAGCCATTGAACAAGAACTACGTAAAAGGCGTATGGGTGGGACACCGGTTCGATTAGAAATACAATCACAAACACCGGAAAATTTACGTTCTCGGTTATTAGAAGACCTAGAATTGACTGCTAATGATGTTTACCAAGTAAATGGTTTATTAGGTTTGAGGGATCTAATGTATTTTATGGGATTATCCTTACCAGAACTGAAAGATCCTCCACGTCAATCAGTCATTCCTTCCCGGTTACAGCGGTTAAAAGAACCCTGTTTAGATCCCGATGTTTTAGAAACAGAAGATGGAAAAGATTTCTTTTCTATAATTAGAGAAAAAGATTTATTAGTCCATCATCCCTATCAATCATTTTCCGGTACAGTAGAGCAATTTATTACCCATGCAGCATGGGATCCTCAAGTGTTAGCGATTAAGATGACATTATATCGTACTTCTGGGGATTCACCCATAGTAAATGCCTTAATTGCTGCAGCTGAAAATGGTAAACAAGTGTCAGTTTTAGTGGAATTAAAAGCCCGTTTTGATGAAGAAAATAATATCTACTGGGCCAGACGATTAGAAAAAGTTGGAGTTCATGTAGTTTACGGATTAGCGGGTTTGAAAACTCATAGTAAAATAGTGCTAGTAGTCAGGAGAGAAAAAGATAAAATCTGTCGTTACGTCCATATTGGCACAGGTAATTATAACCCAAAAACAGCCAAACTATACACAGACCTGGGATTGTTCAGTTGTCGGGAAGAACTGGGTGCAGATCTAACCGATGTATTTAACTTCTTAACAGGTTATTCTCTGCAAAAAAACTATCGAGAGATATTAGTTGCTCCGGTGAATATGCGCAACCGCTTTTTAGAACTAATTCACAGAGAAATTACCAACGTACACAATGGATTCTCTGGAAGGATTGTAGCCAAAATGAATGCGCTAGTTGATCCTGAAATCATTGCCACCCTATATACCGCCTCCCGTGCAGGGGTGCAAATAGACTTGATAGTTAGAGGTATATGCTGTTTAAGACCTGGAATGAAAGACATTAGTGATAACATTCGCATTGTGAGCATTATTGGGCGATTTCTAGAACATTCTCGCATTTTTTACTTCCACAACAATGGTCAGGAAGAAATATATATTGGCAGTGCGGACTGGATGCGTCGCAATTTAGATCGGAGAGTGGAGGTTATTACACCAATTAGAGACCAAGAAATTGCCAAAGATCTACAAGAAATCCTCGGGATTATGTTAGCAGATAATCGTCAAGCTTGGGATTTACAACCCGATGGCAATTACATTCAAAGAACGCCCAAAGATAACAGTTCAGAAGCTAACTCCCAAGCGATTCTTATGTCCATGAGCCAAAATAATTACCCAAAGCCGCTTATGCAGAATTGA